The window AAGCAATAAGGACGTTATAGCCTTCCACGATTTCATAATAAACCCCCAAAATTTAATAATGATAATCGTTTTCATTGATAACGATTATCATTATACTATATAATAAAAAATTTACAATACTTATTGACCATTTTTTATAAAATATGAGCAATCTCTCATAAATTGGTCATGGGATGCCTTGTCAATGAAAGTACCACTATTAAGACTTATCCGCAAATATCTACAAGCTGGTGTGATGATAAACGTAGTGATTGTCATGACTCATTCACCTACCCGTTTCGACTCCACATAAATGTCCTTCATAGAGGCGATGAAGTCCAAAAAGAAACAATTGTAGATGATGAATGTCCGTCATGAGGCTTTTGAAGGACATAATGAAGATAGAAAGCATAAGAAAAGTCCTTCATAGGACTCCTGAAGGACATAAATAAGATAGGAAACAAGAGAAATGACCATCATATTGTTAATGAAGGACAAGATAAGAACAATACAGTCTAACTAAAGGGTATATACTCTTTTTTTCATTTATTACACATAATAAGTCCATTGACGAACTCCTACTTGATTAAAATTATTGTTTAGTATTCTTCTAAAACTCTCCTGAATCCGTGACAAAAAATTACATAACTGCACCCAAAAACCTTTTTATAATAGTTTAAGCATCCTTTTGGATCAATAAAATTTCTTCACCATGTAGGTGCACAATGACAATGGTAAAATTTATTTTTCGGGTTCTCCATAATAACTTGATGGTATATATTAGTAGTAAAACCCATAAAGTGAAATTTTGAAAAGCAAATTTTTTGCAATTCTAACAACTAAAAATACTTAATTCCCATTCTTGAGATATTTTCTTCAACAACATCACACCAGCCAAACTATTTCCAATGTCATCAATAGCAGGTCCATAAATTCCTATTCCACACCCTTGGTTAAGAGGAGTCTTACTCATTAGACTTTTCGGTGGTACAGTCGCCATTATCCCACCAGAAACTCCACTTTTTGCTGGCATCCCTATAAATGCAGCAAATTTCCCAGATCCATTATACATTCCACATGTGAGCATCAATGCTTTGGTTACTCTTGCTATTTTTTTATCAAATATTTGCTTTTGAGTAATTGGATTAAACCCATCAAGGGAAAGAATTAACCCAATTAACGCCAAATCGACTGTGTTCATTTCGATAGCGCATTGCTTTAAATAAACTTCTAATGCAATTTCTACATCACTATACAGATAGCCTATTTCTTTTAAATAATAGGCTAACGCTCGATTACGATAAGCAGTCTCCCATTCAGATTCAAAGACTTCTTGATTAATTGTTGGTCTTTTGCCAATTAATTTTTCAACAAATTGTATCAGTAGTTCTAATTTTTCACTCGAACTATTCCCTGGAATCATGGACGAAACCGTAATAGCTCCTGGATTAATCATCGGGTTAAATGGCTTTTTAGGTTTATGTAATTCTAAATGAATAATGGAGTTAAACGCATCTCCAGTTGGCTCAACATCGACTCGATCTAATACTGTTGAAATTCCTAAGTGACTACAAACAAGGATAAAATTAATCACTTTAGAAATACTTTGAATTGTAAAATATTTCTCCCATTCTCCTGCTGTCAATTTTATTCCTGTAGAATCTAATAAACAAACACCTAAATCGAAAGGATTAGAATCCATTAATGCAGGTATATATGTAGCACATCGTCCATCCTTTGCAAAAGGTTTACACTCTGTTACCCAACTTTGAAGAGTGTAAGACAAATTCTTTTCTTTTTCATTAACAGCTAGCAAATTAACATCCATGGAACATACTCTCCTATCCGATCTAAAATACATACTGATACGCCATTTGGCAAAACCACTCAGTCGCTAATTTTAATGCTCGTTCATCAATTTCAAACTTCGGATGATGGTGTGGATAAACTATTTTTCTCGTGTCACCAGCACCAATAAAACAAAAGGCACCAGGTACTTTTTCGAGATAGTAAGCAAAATCTTCTCCTGCCATATTGGGAGGCATAATACCGATAGCATCCTTACCGAATACGTTTTCAGCAGCTTGCAAAGCTAGTTGAGCTTCTTTTTCATGATTAACAACAGCGGGATATCCACGTTCATATAAAACATCGATTTGTGCCCCATATAATTGACCGATGTTTAACGCAGTATGTTCTAGTTGTTGTTGAAGGAAATCTCGTACTTCTGGCGAAAAGCTTCTCACTGTACCTTCTAACTCAGCTTTATCCGCTATCACATTAAACGCAGTTCCTGAATGGAGTTTACCAAAAGAAATGACCCCAGATTCAATTGGATCGATATATCGGCTAATCACATGTTGAGTAGCCATCACAACATGGGAAGCTATTAAAATCGGGTCAATTGTTTTATGAGGCATTGCTCCATGACCTCCTTTTCCATGGATGATGATTTTAAATTTATCAGATGCGGCCATCATTGGTCCAAAAGTCGTATAAAATGTTCCAATGGCATACTCTGACCATAGATGCACTCCATATATAGCATCGACTCCTCTAAGGACCCCTTCTTCAATCAATCCTTTTGCACCACCAGGGGTGACTTCTTCAGCAGGTTGAAAGATAAAACGAATTGTCCCTTTTATTTTATCCTTCATACTTGATAAAATTTTAATCGCTCCCATTAACGAAGCCATATGACCATCATGACCACATGCATGCATTACTCCTGAATGTTTGGAAGCGTAAGGTAAATCCGTTTCTTCTTGAATAGGTACTGCGTCCATGTCTGCACGAAACGCAATTTTTCGACCTTTTTCAGCACCTACTAAATCTCCAATAATACCAAATCCATTTTTTTGTTTATATACTTTTAATCCGCATTCCTTCATGAATGCAGCAATCACTTTAGACGTTCTACTTTCTTGGAATGATAGTTCTGGATGTTGATGAAAATCTCTTCTCCATGAAATAATTTTATCTTCTATTTCTTCAATTGCAGATTTAAACATACGTCTCTTACTACTCCTTCCTGTTCTCTAAAAAAAGATAAATTTGACAAGCTAATCTCACATTAAACCAGTTTTCACTTTGATCGAATGAGTATCCTAATATTTTCTTAATTTTATTTAATCTATAATACAATGTATTGTAATGAATATTTAAATCTTTCGTTATTTTCCCTATATCTTTTTCATGGTGGACATAGGCTAATAAAGTAGAAAGAAGTCCTTTATTTTTTTTATGCTCATATTCTATTAAAGGACCTAAATACTCCTCCATGAAACTTTGGAGTTCCTCACGGTCATGCTGAAGAAAAAAACGAATAACGCCTAAATGACCAAAGTAAAGGACCGACTGTTGGAGTTTATACATTTTAAATAATTCCATACATTGTTGAGCATCTGTAAAAGACTTCTTGATCCGGTTCAATCCTTTTTGTATTCTCCCAATTCCAATCTTTAATTTACCCCACTGTTTAGAGACATCTATAAACTTACGAAGCAAATTGGTTCGGCGATTAATTGGAAAGTGTTCAGGAAAACTAATGATTACAACTTCATTTTTCCCTTTATGTACATTTAAGCCGTTTAAACCATGCTGTTCTAACCAATTATAAAATTTAGGCTTCCATAAATGATGATTCTCTTTTTGTTTTTCTTCATTTTCTATAAGAGTTACAAAATAATAGTCTTCTTGGTTAAATCCTAAAATGTGGGCCTGCTCGATTAATTGATTGTTAATTTCCCGACCCAAAATTTCTTCTACAAATTGACCTTTTAAGTGTTCTAGACTTTCTCTAACAGCTTCCTTCTTTATCCAGTCAAGAGCTAACATCGTTGCACTATATTCAAAGATAAGTTTTCCTATATCAATAAATTCTTCTTGACTAATCCAAGCACAAAGGTACCCTAATAACCTTTCTGCTCCAATAACAGGAATGACTATCATAGTTTCATTGTCATCTAAATCAACACGTTGCCATTTCCTTGTTTTATTTACTAGTTTCATCGAAGGATGCATTAGGAATTGGTCGGGAAAGGAAAAATCAGCCATTTTTGGATAACCAGATAGCGGAACAAGCAATTTATCATAGACCGCTACTTTCACACCGACCGAACGATAAAGCGTTGCTAATATTTCCTCCATTCCGTAACCTTTTGCAGCAATATTAGTAAGTTGATTATGAAAATCAACAGTTCTTTGCAAGCTTTCATGTTCTTTACTTAAAGCTTGATGAATCATGGAAAGCTCTTTGTTTTGTCTGTGAACTTGATGAAATAATTTAGAATGCTGGATGACAACCGCTGATAAGTCAGCAAAGGCTTGTAGCAATTGCAAATGATCTTTAGAAAAGGATGCTTTTTGTAAAAAGTTATCAATCGTCAACACTCCAATGCATTGATTCTGATAATTGAGTGGAACAGACATAACGCTCACTGGATAAGAAGAATAAATCGTTGAATCAAGATAATATTTTCGGTTCATTGGTGACATATTTTCCATTGCTGATTGAATATTTTCACTTCCTGAAATACATGCGGGCTTTTTTGTCAAAAAAACTCTTCCAGAAATACCTTCACCAGGAGCTAAACGTGTAAACATATAGCTTTCTTTTCTAAATCCGACTGCTGCTTGAACCGTTAACTTCTTTATTTTCTCATCGTACAAAAATAAAAAGCCAGTGTCCGCTACAGGAATAGTTTGAATAGCTGTTTCTAAAATTAAGTCTAAAATCTTTTCATCTTGAATAGAGGATACGATTGTATGGGCGACACGAATTAATGATTGAAAAGATTGTTCTTGTATTTTTTGTTCTGATAGTGGAACTAACAGTTTTAACCATAGCTTGATATGAGGAATGGACCTTTTAAACTCTTCGACATCAATCACTTCTTTTCCGTAAAAGGCAATACCCCACTGTTCATAGATGAAGATACAAAATCCTTCTTTTTGTGTGAATTCTGTTCCTTTTTCAAAACAAACTTGTAATTGTTGGGACAAAAGTGGAGGTTGAGGAATCTCGGTCCATTCAGCAAGCAAAAATGTTTCTCCGTCACGGTATTGCCAAATCGATACACCACGCTGTTTCCATAAATAAGAAAGTTCTTTCAATTCATCATTGATTTTCATCTTATTTAATAAACCGCCTTTTATAAATTATCGATTTCTAATGTTTAAGAAGATTGATATATAATATGTCCATCGACCATTGTCATGTTAACATTAGCAAAACTTTTTAACGGATGGTTGGACCAAATGACAATATCGGCGTCTTTTCCTGTTTCGATGGATCCGATTCGATGAGATAACCCTATGTGTTGTGCAGCGTTCATTGTTAACGCCTTCCAAGCTTTATCTTCCGCTAATCCTGCTTGCACAGCTAATGCAGCAGAGGTAATAAGATGTTGAATAGGTAAAACAGGATGATCGGTTATGATGGAAAAAGGAATATCATATTCCGCAAAAACACTATAAGTTTTCCAATCTATATTTCTCAGTTCTACTTTACTTCGACTAGATAATGTTGGTCCAATAGCCGCTCGTAATTGAGATTGCGCAATATGTTCGGCTACTTTATGACCTTCTGTTGCATGTTCAATAGTTAATTCAATGTCAAATTCTTTGGCAATACGGATTGCTGTCATGATATCATCTGCTCGGTGGACATGAGCACGTACTGGTATTTCTTTCTTCAGTGCTAATACTAAAGCTTCTAAACGGAGGTTTCGATCAATATTATTATTTTCTATATTTTTCATATAATTTTGTGCTTCTACAAAGTGTTCTCGTAGCAATGCAACAATGCCCATGCGGGTTTGAGGTGCTCTAGCTTGCTTTCCGTGAAATTTTTTAGGATTCTCACCAAATGCGATTTTTAATCCTGAAGGATTGCGAATGACCATTTCTTCAACAATTTTTCCTGGCTTTACTTTTAAGCAACACATAAGACCACCGATGACGTTGGCACTCCCAGGTAAAACTTGTACTGTAGTTACTCCAGCTTTAGCTGCATCGATAAATCCCTGATCGAATGGATTAATTCCATCAATTGCTCTCAAATGGGGGGTTACAGGTTCGGACGATTCATTATAGTCGTCACCTTCCCAACCGATGCCTTCCTCATCAATACCTATATGAGTGTGAACATCAATTAAACCAGGTGTAATCCATCCACCTTGTGCGTCAATCCGTTTAACATGGTCAGGGACCGAAATTTCTCCTGCTAATCCAACTGCTATAATTTTTCCTTGATCAATTAGAATTGTCCCATTTTTTAAAAAATTCCCTTCCACTGTTAGAACTTTTCCATTTATTATCGCAATCATCACTTACTATACTCCCTTATTTTTCTATTGTTTCATCACCTAAACGAATGCCTTTTTGGACTGAATCTACCCACTCATAATATCGATCAATTAATACACCTTTATTACGATAATATATATTTGTCAGCTCCTTAACCGGATCAGGATGATCATCAACACGGAAATCAACATAAGGAAACCCTTTGATCGCTTCTACTTTAATAACAGCTGCTTTCTTACCTCGTCGATCACCCCCAGCTTCTTCACCTTTTAGCAGAGAGGTTAATAATCTTTCTGCCAAATTTCCTTCCGTTTCTAAAAAAGCAGTTTCCATTGATGGTAAAACGTGTTGATTTGCTAAAATATTTCCTAATACACAGTATTGATCACCGATTATATGCCCTTTTATATCGTCGTTTTCACTACCAGTATAGACAGAACAGTTTCCGTAACGATCCATTACAGCAACTTGTCGGAGTTCTCGTCCAGGGTCTTGAAACAATAATTCATTCATAACTTCATGGGAAGTGGCTCCTTCCCGTAACAATTGAATGCCCTTTAATCCTAGTGAAGGATTTACCCATCCTTGCGTTTGGATGATACCAGCATCTGCTTCTATATAGGGCGAATGGGCACCTAAACCAGGGAAATTCGAAGCTACAGCTGCTCCAAACATGCCTGTTTCTTTACATTTCGCTAGTATTGAAAATGTGTTCAATTTCATTTTCTTAGTCGTCTCCTTCTCTAAATTGCATGGCAGGCAACGTAATGCCCATTCCCTACATCTTTAAGTTCTGGTTCTTTTATTTGACATTCTTTACTCGCTAACGGACAACGAGTATGGAACTTACATCCTTTTGGAGGATTCAAAGGGCTTGGTAATTCCCCATACAACTGGATCCTTTCCTTTTTCACAAAAGGATCTGCTACTGGAATAGCAGAAAATAAAGCTTTCGTATATGGATGTAAAGGATTTCCATACAATTCATCGCTGTCACTTAACTCTACAATTTGCCCAAGATACATCACGCCTACCCGTTTACTAATGTACTGCACAACACTTAAATCATGTGCAATAAATAAATACGTCAAACCATACTCTTTTTGTAAATCAACTAGTAAATTTAAAATTTGTGCTTGAATGGAAACATCTAGTGCTGCCACTGGTTCATCCGCAACAATAAATTTCGGTTCGACAGCTAAAGCTCTTGCAATACCAATTCGCTGTCTTTGACCACCAGAAAATTCATGAGGGTAACGATCCATATATGATGATGGAATACCAACAATATCTAGTAATTCTTTTATTTTCTCCTTACGTTTCCCTATATATAAACCATGTGTTCTCATCGGTTCCTCCATAATTTGATAAACCGTCATGCGTGGATTTAAAGAAGCATATGGATCTTGAAACACCATTTGAAAGTTTTTTCGTTGTTCTTTTAACCATTTTCCTTTAAGCGCTGTTAAATCAATGCCTTCAAAGAAAATTTTCCCCTCTGTCGGTTTTATTAACCTCATAAGCATTCGTCCCATTGTTGACTTTCCGCATCCAGATTCCCCAACAATGCCAAGAGTTTCCCCTTTATTAATTTGGAATGACACACCATCAACTGCTTTGATGACTTTTTTTTCTTTAGATATAAAGCCTGATGAACTTTCGAAATATTTTTTTAAATTTTCCACCTTAATCAATTCTTGAGTCATCTTTACATCTCCTCCTCTAACCAACATGCCACCTTATGATGTTCGTTAATGTTATTTAGCATTGGCTGTTCACTACATTTCTCATGTGCGTGAGGGCAACGGGGAGCAAACATACAACCTTTTGGAACATCATGAAGGTTCGGAGGTTGCCCTTCAATTGGTGTTAATCGTTCTCTTATACCTGGTTTAGGCAAGGAAGCAAGCAAACCTCTTGTATATGGATGTTTAGGTGATGCAAAAAGTTCCTTTATAGGTGCTTGTTCAACAATACGCCCAGCATACATGACAGCAACAGAATCACATAATTCTGCAACTATCCCTAAATCATGTGTGATCATTATAATAGCCGTACCCATTTGATTCCTTAAATCATTCATCAAATCTAATATTTGTGCTTGGATCGTCACATCCAATGCTGTTGTTGGTTCATCGGCAATTAATAAGTCTGGATTAGAGGCTAATGCCATCGCAATAACGCTACGTTGCCTCATTCCTCCGCTAAATTGATGTGGGTAATCGTTGGCACGCTCTTCAGAAGAAGGAATACCTACTCTATGAAGCATATCAATAGCAATAGACCATGAAGATTTTTTATCTTTCTTTTCATGAATTTGTGGAACTTCTGCAATTTGGCTTCCAACCCGATAAGCGGGATTTAAAGATGTCATTGGATCTTGAAAGATCATAGAAATACGGTTCCCACGCAAACGTCGCATTTCTTCTTCTGATTTTTCTAAAAGGTTTTCTCCACGAAAAAAAATTTTACCTTCAATCCTTTCATTATTCTTTTGACCAATCAGTCTCATAATTGCTTGTGATGTAACACTTTTGCCACTACCTGATTCACCAACAATAGCAAGAATTTCTCCTTT is drawn from Bacillus alveayuensis and contains these coding sequences:
- a CDS encoding hypothetical protein (product_source=Hypo-rule applied) translates to MKVPLLRLIRKYLQAGVMINVVIVMTHSPTRFDST
- a CDS encoding glutaminase (product_source=KO:K01425; cath_funfam=3.40.710.10; cog=COG2066; ko=KO:K01425; pfam=PF04960; superfamily=56601; tigrfam=TIGR03814), which translates into the protein MDVNLLAVNEKEKNLSYTLQSWVTECKPFAKDGRCATYIPALMDSNPFDLGVCLLDSTGIKLTAGEWEKYFTIQSISKVINFILVCSHLGISTVLDRVDVEPTGDAFNSIIHLELHKPKKPFNPMINPGAITVSSMIPGNSSSEKLELLIQFVEKLIGKRPTINQEVFESEWETAYRNRALAYYLKEIGYLYSDVEIALEVYLKQCAIEMNTVDLALIGLILSLDGFNPITQKQIFDKKIARVTKALMLTCGMYNGSGKFAAFIGMPAKSGVSGGIMATVPPKSLMSKTPLNQGCGIGIYGPAIDDIGNSLAGVMLLKKISQEWELSIFSC
- a CDS encoding amidohydrolase (product_source=KO:K01436; cath_funfam=3.40.630.10; cog=COG1473; ko=KO:K01436; pfam=PF01546,PF07687; superfamily=53187; tigrfam=TIGR01891) translates to MFKSAIEEIEDKIISWRRDFHQHPELSFQESRTSKVIAAFMKECGLKVYKQKNGFGIIGDLVGAEKGRKIAFRADMDAVPIQEETDLPYASKHSGVMHACGHDGHMASLMGAIKILSSMKDKIKGTIRFIFQPAEEVTPGGAKGLIEEGVLRGVDAIYGVHLWSEYAIGTFYTTFGPMMAASDKFKIIIHGKGGHGAMPHKTIDPILIASHVVMATQHVISRYIDPIESGVISFGKLHSGTAFNVIADKAELEGTVRSFSPEVRDFLQQQLEHTALNIGQLYGAQIDVLYERGYPAVVNHEKEAQLALQAAENVFGKDAIGIMPPNMAGEDFAYYLEKVPGAFCFIGAGDTRKIVYPHHHPKFEIDERALKLATEWFCQMAYQYVF
- a CDS encoding sugar diacid utilization regulator (product_source=COG3835; cath_funfam=1.10.4030.10,3.30.450.40; cog=COG3835; pfam=PF13185,PF13556; smart=SM00065; superfamily=46689,47240,55781); the protein is MKINDELKELSYLWKQRGVSIWQYRDGETFLLAEWTEIPQPPLLSQQLQVCFEKGTEFTQKEGFCIFIYEQWGIAFYGKEVIDVEEFKRSIPHIKLWLKLLVPLSEQKIQEQSFQSLIRVAHTIVSSIQDEKILDLILETAIQTIPVADTGFLFLYDEKIKKLTVQAAVGFRKESYMFTRLAPGEGISGRVFLTKKPACISGSENIQSAMENMSPMNRKYYLDSTIYSSYPVSVMSVPLNYQNQCIGVLTIDNFLQKASFSKDHLQLLQAFADLSAVVIQHSKLFHQVHRQNKELSMIHQALSKEHESLQRTVDFHNQLTNIAAKGYGMEEILATLYRSVGVKVAVYDKLLVPLSGYPKMADFSFPDQFLMHPSMKLVNKTRKWQRVDLDDNETMIVIPVIGAERLLGYLCAWISQEEFIDIGKLIFEYSATMLALDWIKKEAVRESLEHLKGQFVEEILGREINNQLIEQAHILGFNQEDYYFVTLIENEEKQKENHHLWKPKFYNWLEQHGLNGLNVHKGKNEVVIISFPEHFPINRRTNLLRKFIDVSKQWGKLKIGIGRIQKGLNRIKKSFTDAQQCMELFKMYKLQQSVLYFGHLGVIRFFLQHDREELQSFMEEYLGPLIEYEHKKNKGLLSTLLAYVHHEKDIGKITKDLNIHYNTLYYRLNKIKKILGYSFDQSENWFNVRLACQIYLFLENRKE
- a CDS encoding imidazolonepropionase-like amidohydrolase (product_source=COG1228; cath_funfam=2.30.40.10; cog=COG1228; pfam=PF01979; superfamily=51338,51556); protein product: MMIAIINGKVLTVEGNFLKNGTILIDQGKIIAVGLAGEISVPDHVKRIDAQGGWITPGLIDVHTHIGIDEEGIGWEGDDYNESSEPVTPHLRAIDGINPFDQGFIDAAKAGVTTVQVLPGSANVIGGLMCCLKVKPGKIVEEMVIRNPSGLKIAFGENPKKFHGKQARAPQTRMGIVALLREHFVEAQNYMKNIENNNIDRNLRLEALVLALKKEIPVRAHVHRADDIMTAIRIAKEFDIELTIEHATEGHKVAEHIAQSQLRAAIGPTLSSRSKVELRNIDWKTYSVFAEYDIPFSIITDHPVLPIQHLITSAALAVQAGLAEDKAWKALTMNAAQHIGLSHRIGSIETGKDADIVIWSNHPLKSFANVNMTMVDGHIIYQSS
- a CDS encoding putative Ntn-hydrolase superfamily protein (product_source=COG3342; cog=COG3342; pfam=PF06267; superfamily=56235), which produces MKLNTFSILAKCKETGMFGAAVASNFPGLGAHSPYIEADAGIIQTQGWVNPSLGLKGIQLLREGATSHEVMNELLFQDPGRELRQVAVMDRYGNCSVYTGSENDDIKGHIIGDQYCVLGNILANQHVLPSMETAFLETEGNLAERLLTSLLKGEEAGGDRRGKKAAVIKVEAIKGFPYVDFRVDDHPDPVKELTNIYYRNKGVLIDRYYEWVDSVQKGIRLGDETIEK
- a CDS encoding oligopeptide transport system ATP-binding protein (product_source=KO:K10823; cath_funfam=3.40.50.300; cog=COG4608; ko=KO:K10823; pfam=PF00005,PF08352; smart=SM00382; superfamily=52540; tigrfam=TIGR01727) — encoded protein: MTQELIKVENLKKYFESSSGFISKEKKVIKAVDGVSFQINKGETLGIVGESGCGKSTMGRMLMRLIKPTEGKIFFEGIDLTALKGKWLKEQRKNFQMVFQDPYASLNPRMTVYQIMEEPMRTHGLYIGKRKEKIKELLDIVGIPSSYMDRYPHEFSGGQRQRIGIARALAVEPKFIVADEPVAALDVSIQAQILNLLVDLQKEYGLTYLFIAHDLSVVQYISKRVGVMYLGQIVELSDSDELYGNPLHPYTKALFSAIPVADPFVKKERIQLYGELPSPLNPPKGCKFHTRCPLASKECQIKEPELKDVGNGHYVACHAI
- a CDS encoding oligopeptide/dipeptide ABC transporter ATP-binding protein (product_source=TIGR01727; cath_funfam=3.40.50.300; cog=COG0444; pfam=PF00005,PF08352; smart=SM00382; superfamily=52540; tigrfam=TIGR01727) encodes the protein MNDVVLKVKDLKCHFHTRKGIVKAVDGVNFEVKKGEILAIVGESGSGKSVTSQAIMRLIGQKNNERIEGKIFFRGENLLEKSEEEMRRLRGNRISMIFQDPMTSLNPAYRVGSQIAEVPQIHEKKDKKSSWSIAIDMLHRVGIPSSEERANDYPHQFSGGMRQRSVIAMALASNPDLLIADEPTTALDVTIQAQILDLMNDLRNQMGTAIIMITHDLGIVAELCDSVAVMYAGRIVEQAPIKELFASPKHPYTRGLLASLPKPGIRERLTPIEGQPPNLHDVPKGCMFAPRCPHAHEKCSEQPMLNNINEHHKVACWLEEEM